The Rufibacter sp. DG15C region TACCTGCGGCCAGGCCGTCAATCCCGTCGGTGATGTTGGCGCCATTGGACACGGCGGTAATGATGATGATGACCAGCGGGATGTATAAAAAGCGGGCATACGACCCCAGAATGGGGCTGGCAAAGCTGAAGAACTGATGGTAGTCCAGCTCGTTATTTTTGGCGAAGGGGATGGTGGTAATCATCTGTCGCACATCTGTGTAAGTGGCAGACGCCTCTACCGCCGACAAGCCGTGCTCCGTTAAGTACTGGCGCACCACCACGTCATCTGAGAAGAACAGAGTCAGGCCCACAATCAAACCCAGACCAATCTGTCCCATCACTTTAAATCTACCTGCCAAGCCTTCTTTGTTCTTCTTGAAGACCTTGATGTAGTCATCTAGGAACCCGATGGCGCCTAACCAAACCGTAGACACAATCATGAGCAGGATGTAAACATTGTCCAGACGGGCTAATAGAAGCGTGGGCACCAGAATGGCTAGCAGGATGATGAGACCGCCCATAGTAGGCGTGCCTCTTTTCTCCAGCTGACCGGCAAGTCCCAAATCCCGGATGGACTCGCCTACCTGTTTACGGTGCAGCATCTTGATGAGCCTGCCGCCAAAAATCATGGCAATCAACAGAGAGATTAGCGCCGCCAAACCTGCCCTAAAGGAGATATACCGGAAAACCCCAGCCCCGAAGAGGTCAAAGTGCTGGTCTAAGTAGTTAAAAAAGGTAGTAGAGCATCTGGTTCTTTTAAGGAAAAGAAGCGCCTTATAATGTGGTCACTTCGCCGTAGAATCTAGTATCTATTTCTTTTATTTCTGGAGCAGGGTAAATGCCTCCTGCAGAACTTGCTTGTCGTCAAAAGGAGAGCGTTGTCCTTTCACCTCTTGATAAGTCTCATGCCCTTTGCCCGCAACCAGAATGATATCATCCGGCTCGGCGAGCATCACGGCAGTTTTAATAGCTTCTTTGCGGTCTACCACGCTTAGGGCCTTTTTCAAATCGGTGTGCTTCACGCCCACCTGCATCTGGTTCAGGATTTCCTGTGGGTCCTCGTCGCGAGGGTTGTCTGAGGTCAAGATGACTCTGTCGCTCATGCGGGCGGCAATGTCTGCCATGATGGGGCGCTTGGTCGCGTCACGGTTTCCGCCGCAACCCACAATGGTGATGACTTTCTGCTCGGGCTTTCTGATTTGCTGGATGGTCTGCAATACGTTCTCCAGCGCGTCGGGCGTGTGGGCATAGTCCACAATTCCGGTAATCTGGCCCGGGCTCACCACGTAGTCAAAACGACCGGCGGCCGAAGTCAAGGAAGATAGGCTAGTCAACACTTCCTGAGGGTCTTCGCCTAGCAGCACTGCCGCACCGTACACGGCCAGCAGGTTATAAGCGTTGAAGGTCCCGATGAGCTTGAACCACACTTCCTGGCCGTCCAATTCCAGTTGCAGACCTTGGATGGAGTTATCTAAGAGACGCGCTTTGAAGTCAGCCTCTTTGCGCAAGGCGTAGGTTTTCTTATCAGCCTTGGTGTTCTGCAACATGACCATGCCGCGCTTGTCGTCTGAGTTCACCAGCGCGAAGGCCTTCGGAGACAGGTTGTCAAAGAAGAGTTTCTTGGCTCTGATGTACTCGTCAAAGGTCTTGTGGTAGTCCAGGTGGTCATGCGAGAGGTTGGTGAAGACCGCTCCGGCAAACTCCACCCCGGTCACTCTATGTTGAACCAAGGCATGCGAACTCACTTCCATGAAGGCGTGCGTGCAACCCGCTTTCACCATCTTTGCCAGCAAAGCCTGCAAGGTGATGGCATCTGGCGTGGTGTGCGTGGCCGGAATCACCTCCTCGTTAATCTGATTTTGAACCGTTGACAGTAGACTAGCATTGTAGCCCAGCTCCCGGAACAGCTTATGCAACAGTGTGACGCAGGTGGTTTTGCCATTGGTGCCAGTCACGCCTACCAGTTTCAATTTCCTGGAGGGATGACCGTAGAAGGCCGCCGCTACGTGACCCATGGCCTCGGCTACGTCTGGCACTAGCACAAAGGTGACGTTGGCAGGGGCGTTTTCGGGCTGTTTTTCAGAAAACACGACAGAAACGCCTTGCTCTACAGTCTGGGGTATAAAGTCATGACCGTCGCGTACGGTGCCCTTGATGGCAAAAAACGCCACGCCCGGGCCCGCCTGGCGCGAGTCCATGGTTAACGCAGAAAGCTCGGGGTTAGTAGGCCCGAGCAATTGCGAGGACGGTATCGCCTGCAATAGGTTTTGTAGTTGTGCCATTTCGTTCTAAGGTAATTGTAATCCACATGCCTTTTCTGACGGGTTGTCCAGCCGGCACGCTCTGTGCTTTCACGCGGCCCAACCCGGCGGCCCGCACCTTCAGGCCTTGATTCTCCAAGAGGTAAAGGGCGTCCTTCAAGGTCATGTCCTTCACATCAGGCACGCGGCCTTCCTTCACGGGGACCGGTTTCATGGCCACGGAGTGCTTTTGGGTATCTACTCTAATCCAATCCTCCTCTGGGTTCACCGGATGGGCGCTTACGCCCAGTTTGTTGCAGAGGAGCGTCAGTTCCTCCTGATTACCCGCGTGTAGGCTAGGTAGTTTAGGAACCACGTTAGCGGGTCTGCGCACCATAGGCGCATGAATAGCTAAGTCTTGGGCGTAGGCTTTATCCGCTAACTCCCTGAACACTGGGGCTGCTACATCGCCACCGTACTGGGCGTTTTTGTTAGGATTGTCTATGATGACAATGCAGCTGTATTTAGGCCGGTCTGCCGGAAAGTAGCCTACAAAGGAAGTAGAATATCTCTTAGTATATTGTCCATTGATTACTTTGCGGGCAGTACCCGTTTTACCAGCCACCTTGTAATCTTTGCTCTTCAGGTTTTTGGCCGTACCATGCTCCACCACGCCTTCCATCATCTGCTTTAGCTCCGCTAAGGTCTCATCTGAGCAGATTTTTGGGTTAAGGACTTTGGCCTCAAACTTCTCTAACACCTGGTCGGCGCGCTTGATTTCCTTTACAATGATAGGCTGTACCTTAACCCCATTGTTAGCCACGGCATTATAGAAAGCCAAGGTCTGCAACGGCGAAATCTTCAACTCATAGCCAATAGCCATGGTAGATAGGGACGGACGGCTCCAGCTACGGTCTTTTGGGGTTTTAATGTAAGGCACGGCCTCTCCATTCATCTGGAAGCCCAGCGGTTGGTGCAGGCCAAACTTGAAAAGGTAGTCTACATATTTTTGCGGGTCGTTCCCGAAATGGTCTTGAATCAACTTGGCAATACCCACGTTGGAGGACTTCTCAAACACCTGTTGCAGGGTGATTTTCCCGTTGCCATGCGTATCTGTCTTCACAGCGCCGCCAATCCGCATAGAACCGTTTCCTGTATCAATGGTGTCGGTGAGTTTCATGTCTGAGTCTTCCAGCAAGGCCATCATAGAGGCTAGTTTGAAGGTAGAGCCCGGCTCGGTGCGGCCTTGGTTACCCACGGCGTAGTTGTAATCCTCTACATAGGTGCCCAGACCGGCTTTCCCTAAGTTGGCGATGGCTTTTATCTCCCCTGTGCTCACTTCCATCAGAATCACACAGCCGTGGGCGGCGTCATTCAAGGTCAAGGCCTTGTAAAGGGCGCTCTCCGCTACGTCCTGGAGGTTGATGTCAATGGTGGTCCTGATATCAAAACCTGGCAAAGGCTTCACTTCGGTGCCATCATAGATGGGCTTGTTTCCGCCTGCCATACGCTCATATAAAGCCTCGCCGTCTTTCCCGGCCAGATGGCGGTTGAAGCTAAACTCAAGGCCCGCGCCTTTCTTGTCCTCGTTCAGGAAACCAATGGTCC contains the following coding sequences:
- a CDS encoding UDP-N-acetylmuramoyl-L-alanyl-D-glutamate--2,6-diaminopimelate ligase, with the protein product MAQLQNLLQAIPSSQLLGPTNPELSALTMDSRQAGPGVAFFAIKGTVRDGHDFIPQTVEQGVSVVFSEKQPENAPANVTFVLVPDVAEAMGHVAAAFYGHPSRKLKLVGVTGTNGKTTCVTLLHKLFRELGYNASLLSTVQNQINEEVIPATHTTPDAITLQALLAKMVKAGCTHAFMEVSSHALVQHRVTGVEFAGAVFTNLSHDHLDYHKTFDEYIRAKKLFFDNLSPKAFALVNSDDKRGMVMLQNTKADKKTYALRKEADFKARLLDNSIQGLQLELDGQEVWFKLIGTFNAYNLLAVYGAAVLLGEDPQEVLTSLSSLTSAAGRFDYVVSPGQITGIVDYAHTPDALENVLQTIQQIRKPEQKVITIVGCGGNRDATKRPIMADIAARMSDRVILTSDNPRDEDPQEILNQMQVGVKHTDLKKALSVVDRKEAIKTAVMLAEPDDIILVAGKGHETYQEVKGQRSPFDDKQVLQEAFTLLQK
- a CDS encoding penicillin-binding protein, which codes for MNIKRSIVTRVRLAFLAICLFAFAIIYKVGYIQIKDGDKWKELAQEKRFHYQPIFATRGNIYSNDERIMATSLPFYRVAFDPTISKDEVFREGIDSLGMMLSRFYGDRSAEYYKRKIKNARHNKRKYVRINNRLINYQEKKQMAKWPIFRVGKNRGGVIFEKLDRRFLPFGSLAKRTIGFLNEDKKGAGLEFSFNRHLAGKDGEALYERMAGGNKPIYDGTEVKPLPGFDIRTTIDINLQDVAESALYKALTLNDAAHGCVILMEVSTGEIKAIANLGKAGLGTYVEDYNYAVGNQGRTEPGSTFKLASMMALLEDSDMKLTDTIDTGNGSMRIGGAVKTDTHGNGKITLQQVFEKSSNVGIAKLIQDHFGNDPQKYVDYLFKFGLHQPLGFQMNGEAVPYIKTPKDRSWSRPSLSTMAIGYELKISPLQTLAFYNAVANNGVKVQPIIVKEIKRADQVLEKFEAKVLNPKICSDETLAELKQMMEGVVEHGTAKNLKSKDYKVAGKTGTARKVINGQYTKRYSTSFVGYFPADRPKYSCIVIIDNPNKNAQYGGDVAAPVFRELADKAYAQDLAIHAPMVRRPANVVPKLPSLHAGNQEELTLLCNKLGVSAHPVNPEEDWIRVDTQKHSVAMKPVPVKEGRVPDVKDMTLKDALYLLENQGLKVRAAGLGRVKAQSVPAGQPVRKGMWITITLERNGTTTKPIAGDTVLAIARAY